In Mauremys reevesii isolate NIE-2019 linkage group 20, ASM1616193v1, whole genome shotgun sequence, the following are encoded in one genomic region:
- the DUSP14 gene encoding dual specificity protein phosphatase 14: protein MTSRNHHSLPRVLMAPRMFTEGELGGIAQITPSLYLSRGSVASNRQLLLSRGITCIINATIEIPNFNWPQFEYVKVPLADVPNAPISLYFDSVADKIQSVTRKHGATLVHCAAGVSRSATLCIAYLMKYHNVSLFEAYNWVKSRRPVIHPNVGFWRQLIDYERKLFGKTTVKMVQTPYGILPDVYEREGRQLMPYWGI, encoded by the coding sequence ATGACCTCCAGAAACCACCACTCCTTACCACGAGTTCTGATGGCACCTCGAATGTTTACTGAAGGAGAACTTGGGGGCATCGCCCAAATCACCCCCTCTCTGTACCTGAGCAGGGGCAGCGTGGCCTCAAACCGACAACTTCTTCTGTCCCGGGGCATTACCTGCATAATCAATGCCACCATTGAGATCCCCAACTTTAACTGGCCCCAATTTGAGTATGTCAAAGTGCCTCTGGCTGACGTGCCCAATGCCCCCATCTCCCTATACTTTGACAGCGTGGCGGATAAAATACAAAGCGTCACGCGGAAGCACGGGGCCACCTTAGTCCATTGTGCAGCTGGTGTGAGCAGATCGGCCACCCTGTGCATCGCTTATCTGATGAAGTACCACAACGTGTCTCTGTTTGAGGCTTACAACTGGGTCAAGTCAAGGCGCCCCGTCATTCACCCCAACGTGGGTTTCTGGAGGCAGCTGATAGACTACGAGCGGAAGTTGTTTGGGAAGACAACGGTTAAAATGGTACAGACGCCGTATGGTATACTCCCAGACGTTTAtgagagagaggggagacagcTCATGCCTTACTGGGGGATTTAA